TGTGTATGCTAACCTAAAAGTGAGCCAAAAAGCACGTTAGTGATCACGAAAAAGTGAGCCACCTTGAAGTTAACTGAACACTTGTGATAACGAATATGTGAGCCATCTAACCAAACTCCTGTACAATTGATGCGAGACCAATTGACGGGAGGCTGAAAGGTATGATCATCGACGTTGAGCTTTATGGCAAAATAAGACACATGTATACCCGACAAAAAATGTCACAACGGGCCATCGCCAGAGAACTTGGCATTTCACGCAACACAGTTATTTTACAGATAGCAGCTATGTAAAAATGGTGTTTAACAAAAGTTATATTAAGTAGCATTATATAACTATATTGTAAATTACAAAACAAATACATCTAATTGTAAGAATAAACGTAGCAAGCAGGACAAGGTGCTATACACCTTGCGATTTCGCTCAAAATTACCTTATGGGATCTTGGGCAAATCTGTTTGTTGGGGAGTATCCCCAATTCCACTGAACGCACAATAAATTGTGTAGCTGCGCTTCCTTTGGGAGCTGAAAAAACACAGGAAAGATTATCTTTGTTCCTGTGTTTTTTTCTCTTTCTCCGACATATTTTCTCTTAAAAGACGGTCAACATTTGCCTTTGCAGTTAGTACATTATGCATTTCCTTTTTTGCCGAATGGTACTTGCATAGGCTTTTTTCTTTTCAGAAAGCAGTTCAGAGCATTCCATTTGCAGAGCCTTAACGGTGGGTAATTTCTTGTTCCCCAAGCTGTCAAAAGCCGCCTTTGCCACTTTATGCAAAAGCAAATCAGCAGTATGTTCTTTATGGAATTTTTTAGAGCAGCCTGCCTTGCGGTAAGCCGTGTAAACATTACAGGTTTTAGAATAGTTGCTGTTAATGTGCTCATTGTCATGTTACGTTTTCCTATTCATTAATTTTAAAAGAAATCACGGTTCTAATTAATGATTTATTCAGAAAAACCTAAATATCAATAGATGTTTTGAGGTAAAATAATTTGAGGGTACTGTACTGAGACGGGTTTCATCTTCCAGAGGAGTAATTTCCTGAGGAGGATAGCAAGCTGAAGCGATTTGTTTCATTAGTATATATACGTTATAATTAAGCAAGATTATTATCTTGCTTTAAGGGAGTAGTAACGTATGAGTGGAAAAATTAATGACAACCCCAAAAAGTATCTTACAATTACCTTCGGCTGTCAAATGAATGAGCATGATTCGGAAATAATTGCCGGTATGTTGGAAAACAAAGGATATTTATCTGCGGAAGGTCAGAATGATGCTGATTTAATTATTTTAAATACTTGTTGTGTTCGGGAAACTGCTGAGAATAAAGTGTTCGGTCTTTTGGGCAGGCTTGGCCAGCTTAAAAAACAAAAACCCCACCTGATTATAGCCATGGGTGGATGTATGAGCCAGCAAGAGCATATTGCTCAAAGAATAAAGCAGCGTTTCAGATATGTGAATATTGTGTTTGGTACGCATAACATACATGAATTGCCGGCATTAATAGACCGGGCGGAGTATCAAAAAAACCAGATCATTGATATTTGGCCTGATAGAAAGGATATTAGTGAAGGACTGTCGGTAAAACGCTTTCACGGTGTTCGAGCCTGGGTTAGTATCACGTACGGATGTAATAATTTTTGCACTTATTGCATAGTACCGTATGTGCGGGGCAGGGAGAAAAGCAGGCAGCCGGAGGCCATTATCAGTGAAATTCAGGAACTGGTGCGGCAGGGCTACCAAGAGGTAACCTTGCTGGGGCAAAATGTTAATTCATATGGTAAAGATTTATCCTCCGGTATTGACTTTGCAGATTTACTGGTAAAAATCAACGAAATAAAAGATTTAAAAAGAATTCGTTATATGACTTCTCACCCGAAGGATTTTTGTGATAAACTGGTTACAACTGTTTCACATTTACCAAAAATATGTGAACATATACATCTTCCCGTGCAGGCAGGGAGTAACAATATATTAAAAAAAATGAATCGGGGATATACGCGTGAGCATTATCTGGAATTAGTGGATAAAATTCGCACAGCTATGCCGGGTGTATCGCTAACCACTGATATAATGGTAGGTTTTCCGGGTGAGTCTGACGCTGATTTTGCGGATACTGTTGATCTTGTAAAAAATATTGAATATGACAGCGCTTTTACTTTTATATATAACAAAAGACAAGGAACTCCCGCGGCCGGTATGCAAGACCAGGTTCCTGACCAGGTAAAAGTAGCTCGTATTGAGAAACTAATTGCTTTGCAGAATGAGATAAGTTTACGTAAGAACAAGCTGGAAGTGGGTAAAACATTAGAGTGCCTTGTAGAGGGGCCCAGTAAAACAAATGCGGATTTAATGAGCGCGAGGACAAGAACCAACAAAATTGCGGTTTTCCGGGGTAAACAAGATATGGTGGGTATGCTGGTTCCTATACTTATTACCGGATGCGGTCTTACTCATCTTGAGGGAGAGGTTATCCCGGCGGAATAAATATATGGGGGTTATAAGATGTCAATATTGGAAAAAGCCTATGAGCTGGGGCAAGAGATTGCAGCTTCCGATGAATTGAATGATATGAAGAACTCGGAAATGTCGATGATGCAAGACCCGGAGGCACAGGGCATTATTCAGGAGTTTAACACAAAACAAAAACAATACCTGGAAATGCAGAAGCAGG
This genomic interval from Desulfoscipio sp. XC116 contains the following:
- the miaB gene encoding tRNA (N6-isopentenyl adenosine(37)-C2)-methylthiotransferase MiaB is translated as MSGKINDNPKKYLTITFGCQMNEHDSEIIAGMLENKGYLSAEGQNDADLIILNTCCVRETAENKVFGLLGRLGQLKKQKPHLIIAMGGCMSQQEHIAQRIKQRFRYVNIVFGTHNIHELPALIDRAEYQKNQIIDIWPDRKDISEGLSVKRFHGVRAWVSITYGCNNFCTYCIVPYVRGREKSRQPEAIISEIQELVRQGYQEVTLLGQNVNSYGKDLSSGIDFADLLVKINEIKDLKRIRYMTSHPKDFCDKLVTTVSHLPKICEHIHLPVQAGSNNILKKMNRGYTREHYLELVDKIRTAMPGVSLTTDIMVGFPGESDADFADTVDLVKNIEYDSAFTFIYNKRQGTPAAGMQDQVPDQVKVARIEKLIALQNEISLRKNKLEVGKTLECLVEGPSKTNADLMSARTRTNKIAVFRGKQDMVGMLVPILITGCGLTHLEGEVIPAE